The Physeter macrocephalus isolate SW-GA unplaced genomic scaffold, ASM283717v5 random_764, whole genome shotgun sequence DNA window ATCCaacagaatcatttttttctgagttactAAGATTGGTATCTTTGGGCAATTACGTTAGATAGTTTGACTGATATTTTTACTGGTTGGTTTAAACtaaattccttcttttctcctgaaaAAGAGAATTCTATTCTCAAACCCAGCTTCCTTAACAAGGATAATAACACCCAAAGGATTTTACTCTGTTGGGTTCCAGAGCATGTCTTTTCCATTCCATCCCTGGAGGGAGTCAGACTCATGGTGTGGAGAGCGGCTATTGGACGATACGGGATTAGAAGGGGAACTGGTGCCTCAGAGCCCTTACAGGTGCCAGGTCTTTCCCAAGTCTGcatctctttttccccttctgacCTGATGCTGACTCCCCCGCCAATCACAGTGCTCGGGCTCTCAGGGGAGAGGTGATGAAGGAAGCCTGGGTTAAGAACAATTACTATCAAACTCAGCGTCCCTACGAAACGCAGAGCACCGGGCAGGCTGCAGGGGGAGCCCACGTGCAGACCCTGCAGGGCCACCTGGATCTCCCAGGCAGGCTCCCAAGTTGCTGATCCCCCCGTGGCTGAGGTCAAGCAGCTCTAGCCAGCATTTCTCCAAATACAGCTTGATTgggataattattattatgtattatgagaaatagaaagaaaactaagagaaagAACTCAAAGTACCAAGAGACAAGAGAAACCGGCATAGTGGGTGGAGAAAGTGAGGGCTTTGGTGAACCATCTAAATGTTGAATggtgggagaagaaaagagaatcagAGAGTAAACAGAAGCTTCCATGAAACATCACTGCTGCACTTTCTtccacaaaagagagagagagaaatgtggaGCAGTCTAGGGAAGGTTAAAATAATTGATTTCACGTAGTGGAGAGTTGAGAGCATAAGAGCAAGCAAGAAGTGGACCTGACGACTATAGTAAAGAGGAATTAGGTAAGCTGAGGGTTGGTGGTGAAAGGGATGCCAGCTGGGTTGATGATGAAACCTGGGACGTGGACCACAAAGCCTGGTTACTGTGCTTGAGGGCGCCAAGCCAGAGACAGTCATGAGACTTGACTTATAATTACGTGTGTTTACGCAGCTTGTCCTCTGGGTAGTAGAGTGACTTCTGTTGGGCTGAGCAGATGTTGCTTTGGGGGCCTTGGTGGACACAGTAAAGATGACGAGCTCTGGATTCCTGGGACCGAGGTAAGATCCTTATCCTTGGGGAGGGAGCTTTCTTCCCCATTGCCTTTGGGTCTTGCTAAGCAGTGGAAAGTTACCCAAGCTGGAGTACTGAGCTTTCCTAGGGAGGACCTGTTACAGACGTAGTTTCAGTGATGACTAGATCACATTAAAACAGTTCAGTCCCCTCTCACTCTATAGTGAGACCAAGACCAAGATCCCACAACCTTCAAAAAGCATAGAGGCAAAGACCTTGGATCATCAATGACTcatgctcctcctcctcttccctttcaaaagtgaagaagtgggcttccctggtggcgcagtggctgagagtctgcctgctgatgcaggggacacaggttcgtcccccagtccgggaagatcccacatgccgcggagcggctgggcccgtgagccatggccgctgagcctgcgcgtccggagcctgtgctccgcaacgggagaggccacgacagtgagaaggccgcgtaccgcaaaaaaaaccccaaaaacaaacaaacaaaaaaaccaaaaaaagctaCCTAGAGGTCAGGGAATCCTAAAATGAATTGCAGAATACGACTAAATAATCTAAGTgcattacaaatgtatgaaacagcTTCAGGGACGGGAGTGGGGAAAATCAAGTTACTTGAtttaagtaactttggaaatgagtggagtCTGTAAGACTAAAGGTAAAATAAATCGTACTTACGTATTGTACAGACTTCACAGGTAAGCAACGGAGGAAACCAGAATGATCCATGAGATAATGGATtggagttggagacatcagtatgaactcatgtttagttTAATACCGATACAAATGGTTACATATGGAACTATTTATAGATATGTCTATATACATGGATTAGTACACtcatgtatatttcttttctctgtcagCTGAAAGAACCCAGAAGCACTGAAACCCCAGTAGCAGCAAGCATACCTAGTGCCCAGATCTTTGTCTCTCATACCATTCTCCAACAAAAGGTACCAGAGccccttggagaaatggctgattctaggcctggggcaggaaatatacaagataaataaggagatactcacacacagacacacacgaaACAAAAACTGAGCCCCATGAAAATGggggtatgtcaaagggacacaggaggcaactgaaagagctcccaatggccaaagctagaACAATTGGCGCAACAAAAAAAGTAGTATATTGGATACtaatatttcaaagaataaaataagtatctGTAGTCCATATCGACAGACATACATTACTGAACAAATAAGTGTGAGAGAAGTAAAAAATCTCCTGAACagaagaaatccaaaatcaatGTAGATAACTTCACTCTCAAGCAGGTGAAacataactccccactccttgAGTGTGAGTTGTACATAGGACTTCCTTCAGAAAAGTACCGtatggaaaagagggaaaaagattaACTTCGGTGGGGAAACCCGATAAACACTAACCTCAACCGGATGATCAAGGTCAACACCAACAGAGGTAAGTCATGTTGACATGTGATGTGACATGATGATGATTGCACTTTACCTTTTTCGGTCTTCTTCTTCAAAACCCATAagcccagtctaatcatgagaaaaacatcagacaaatctaaACTAAGGGATGTTCTACAACTCCTCAAAATTTTATAAgttatcaaaaacaagaaaaatctgagaaactgtcacagccaagaggagcctcaGAATACCTGGTGACTAAATGTAGCGTCCTGGATGGagtcctggaacagaaagaggacGTTAGGgcaaaactgaggaaatctgagTAAGGTATGGACTTTAGTTATTAACAGCATATccatattggttcattaattataacaaatactAATGGAAGATGTtcataataggggaaactgggtatagggtgtatgggaactctctgtgttATCTTTGAAATTTCTCTGTAAATCTAAGACTGTCCTAAAATATAAagcctattaaaataaaatgtgttttaaaaatggaatgctATCTTCCTCCCCAGATCCTCTACCTCATGCAAAGTTGGGCGGGATGGAGTGGGGAAGATTTGCAGAGCGCAGAGCTAGCTGTCCCCGAGGAATAAATGGAACTTTGGGTCACCAGGCGGGTCTGAAAACCCCAGTCAGGATGCAGCCCCTTCCCCTCGGGCAGGTCTGATGTGCATTCGGACCTAAGGACACACTCTCCACAAGTGATGGGCCACTGAGGTCTGAGGTGCACAGTGCCAGACCTGGCAGCTTTGGGCTGGGCTCTTCCTCACCTGGCCTCCTGGAGCCCTTGGCTCTAACCCCTGAACTCCCCAGCTCTGCTGGCGGTTGCCTAGGGGAATGAAAGACTCCCCACCCCGCCCGGCAAAGCCTGGTCCTGGGAGAAACAAGGGGAGGGTTGAGCTCAGAGGTTAGGGGCCCGTGTTGAAAAAGAGGGAAGAGTGGGGCATTTTCTGTGTCCCCAGTTGGGAGGAAGTGCTCTTCACTCTCTCTGTGGCACATTCAGAGGGAGGGAGCTGAGTAGCCAGCGTTTCAGACGCTGAGCGGAAAAGCGTTGGGATTTGCAAGTGTTATAGCGGGGTCTGGGCTGGGAGAGTAGGGTTGGCGGTGCGGGCAGTTGCAGATTTAGCACCAAGCTTAGGAATATCCAAGGAACTTGAGGATACCCCCACGTTTTTGTAGCCAGGAAGCTACTATAACTTTAAACCCGGAGGCACGTGCTGCCAGCGAGTGGTTTTGGCGAGGTGGCCAGTGCGCTCTGGAAAGCTGAGGGCTGGCAGGAGATGGGGCTCgctggagagaggaaagaggagagccAGAACCCCACAGCCTACAGGGAGGTGCCACAGGGAGGGGTGGAAACAGCCTGGAACTGGCGTTTCCACCCCCAGTGAGTGCCCAAATGCCGGGGTGAGGTGTCAGAGCGAAGCCATCGGTCTCTGTTCTGGCTGCGCCCTGCCCTCTCCAGCTTTACGCACGGGCTTGTCTTGTCTGCTGGCCCCTTGAGGAGGGCAGGGGAACTCCAGCAGCCTCTCCTGAGGACAGATCTTTTCCCATAGCTACAGGGCTTTACACCAGGGGCTCCCAAGGACAGAAGAAGCCAGCGGTCAGGGCTCTACAACAGGGCCAGGGACAAGCAGGAATGGCCATGGGCAGACTGGAGAGGGGCGCACAGGCTGGCTGGCGGGTGGCAAGACCTCTGAGTTAATGTATAATTGAGAGCAGATGGCAGGGGCTGGCAgcagcctggggcctgggcccAGTGAATGAGGGGCAATTAGCCCCAAGcccggggttggggtggggggtgggttgaGAAAGTCAGACAGTGAAGGCAGATATTTGCTCCTCAAACAGTCTGGTGCGTTGGGCAGAGAGCTGAGTGGCTGAGCCTCTGGGCTGGCTAGGCCCCCCTGCCACggcccttcctctcttttccctcccccCATCACCTCTGGGTCGAAAGCCTCTGTTTGTTCAGACCCAAGAGTGTGTTGTAAAGGCGGGGGGAGAAGGTAGTTTATGGGGGAAATCGCTGCCACCACCATCTGCCAGGTCTTGTCCCTTCTCCCCCTGACACCCCTATCTCCACCCTCGCACAGCTGTCTATGGGAATAGTGGGTCTGGACATGGAACCTTTGGCCCCCAGATGCAGGGGCAAATCAAGAGGAAGGGatgaggcaggaaaggaggaCTAAGATTAGAGCTACCACATGCCTTCCTTGGGAACTCCTCTCACCCAGGCATGGCTGAGTAGAGGGACCAGCAGTCCCAGATGCCCTGGGAGTGAATGGCCTCTACAGCCACTAGAGCGTGtgctgtcctgcccctggtgCTGAAACCGCCTGCTGCAGTCTCCCCTGTCCCCGAGGGCTCCAGGCTAGTCTGAGGATGCTGCAGGAGGCTGGAAGAGAAGGGCAGTACATGTCAGGGTAAGGTAGGAAACCCACTTCTGTGATATATTTGGCCCTGCTTTGAGAATAAGAGTTCCCAATCCTAGGATCAAGCTGAACATACAACATCaacacccctgccccccaaagcAAAGCATTTACCATTGAAACCTATTCTTCCCCGCTCTGGGTCTAGTGTTAGAGCACCACACCCTGCTTACTTTCAGCCTGACTTCTGAGAGGGTTTCACAGACTCCAAGGTATGCGATGGACCCAAAGAGCTTTCCATGCCGGCTCCTTCACAAGGGGTCTGCCCGAGACCGTGGTGGCAACAAAGCTTCCATGCGCTGGGGGCTTTGTTTCCCTTCCAGCTACCCCCCCAACCTGAACAACAATCCAGATAACCTGTGGTATTCTCTGTGGGAACAGGAGTGTCATTCATAACTCAGAGTCTAAAAGCTCCAAATCCCTCGTAGAATGGAGCCTGATAAATCGAGAAATGGATAAGCACCCCACCTGCAACCTAACTCCCTTCAGAGGCTCATTCCCTCCATCGCTCCTGTTGTCAGTGTTCTAAAGTCCAGGATCCCCCAGTTTCCAGGCAAGAACTCATCCTGGGCGTCACCTCAGTCAAGGAGCCAATTGAAGGATTGGTGAGGACACTCTTGGGAAGAACTGGTGCTATGTGATACTCTCTCTATGCACACCGCATCCTCTCAGAGATCCATGAGCCAACTTGGCCGGTATTTAGGTGTTGGTCTATATACCCATTGACCTTTTATAGCAATACACATAGGACCCAGGAGTTGACCCAGAAGTGCATTCTGGCTGGGAAGCTGTGTCTGTGGTTCTGGAATTCATGTTTGGGCTTCTGTGCCTTCAAAGCCTTGGGCACACAGTCTGAGATTGCCCAGCCACCTTATCCCCCGTTCCCTTCAGGAGTACTGGCCCCCGCGTGGGTGTGCTCAGGAGCCAGGGGGCCTGCGTGAGACGGGCTCTGTACCTGCTTCGGGGTGGCAGGCAGGCGCAAGGTGGGCTCTGAGGACTTGCGGTGGAAGGACACAGTGGGTCACTGGCTGTGGCTGGCCCTGCTCAGGGCCAGTGTCGCCAGCCCCATGcacacctccctcctcctcctctcctctgctcaTGGCCTGTGACATCACTGGCTGCTCCCAGAAGGCTGCCCTCTGCtcctgagcacgggctttctgtgGCTTGGACCCCCTGGCAGGACTGAAGCAGGAGCAGAGTGGAGGCTGTTAGCAGGACCAGACCACCACTATCCCTGGAGCCTGCAGGGGTCTCAGGAGCCCAGGTCAGGAGACTGAGACCCCCCCCGCCCACCAAACAGGTAGCTCACCGCAGGCTCATTGTCTGCTCTGCCTCTCATGCTGGTTCCATGTCTTTGTGTGGCCAAGCCAACCTCTCTCGTCCTTTGTCTTTGCAGTCACCACCCTCCTGCCCCTTCAGccccctctcctgctctcccaTCTTGTGAGGACCAGTTTTTTCATCAGACAAGTTAATATGAATGTTGGAAATGTGTGGTGCGGTGACCGGGGATGGCTTTCTGTTTTGAGCTGGGGTGATTTTAGGTTTGGAGATGATTTCGGTTTGGATATTGAACCTGAGACCCCACAGCTCCTCTGAGCTCTGATCACTCAGGGCGGGGGACACAGTCCTATCAAGGATTCAGGGTTTGGTTGATTTTCTGAGCTTCCACCTGCCCCCGCTATCCTGGCATAGCCTTTACATCCCCAGATTGACTTTCCTCTCTCTGTTGCTTTGGAGGCAGCAGgggaggaggcagagaaagagagcctCAGGATTAGAAGCTGGAAATTGCAGCTTCTGAGGAGGGACTGGCTTCTAAACCTCCTTGAGCTTTACTCCCTGGCTGGCCCCTGATTTGTGGgaaccccaatctctgcctcagttttctttttggagaaacctctgccttccttcctgacTTTCTGGAAAGCTGAGAGCATGCAGGGGAATGTGTCTCTGTCTAGAGAGGAGTGAGTAAAAGCTGATTTATCTCCTGAAATTCACCAAGTTGCTCTGGCTGCCATAGTCTTTGTGAGTTCATTGTTGTTTCCCCAGCGCTAGTCCCCTCTCCCTGGTTGCACTGTAATCTCTCCGAGGGCAAAAAccttgtccctattctttttacTCCCTTCATCTTGAACAACCAGCTATGTGCTCATGATTAATACCTTATTCAGTAAATAATTGCAGATTAGTTAACTGAGCCAAGATGGCATGGTTATTACAGGAAAGTTCTATGCATTAGCTATTCTCTGGGGGTGACCTCCAGCCCTGCCAGGGGTCCAGGCATGAAAGGAGGCGGCTTCAACTCCCATTACTAGCAGATAAAAGCAAGACGGACATGGTGGCCCACGACCTGTGTCCTGGGCTGCCAAGAGACTCTCTCGTGCTCACATTGGCTTCTATACAGGTCAGAGACAgctctctcctgcttctccctctctcccttagACATGCCTTCGGTAAACGGTAGTTGCAAGAATGAGTGTCTGGTCCCAGAGACTTGGTCTCTGAAAGTATGAGATCTAGACCTCTCCAGAGTTAAGAGGGAGCTGCAACCCCAGCGGGTTAGAAGCTGTCAAGAGAGGTGTCTTCCGGGAGAAACCAGGACTTCAGGCTTGTTCATCTCTCGTTCCAGGGGGTGGGACCCAAGCCTCAATGCCTGGGGGTAGAGCTGAGCCCTGGTGTTTCCCCAGACCTTCTTGGAGAGTATCAAAAACTGGAGCAAGACCCTCCCATGAGGTGCTCTGATGGAAGCTTTCTGGCTGGTGGTTTGGAGAACATAATGTCAGGACCTGCATGAGAGTAAAGGCAGAGCCTTGAACCTGGTCCCCAGCCTCAGACCAGGGCGATGGAGATCTTTGGTCCCTGGTGCCCTCTCTGGCTGGGCATAGCATCCTGAGCTTAGGAGGCAGGACTTGGTCCCAAGTGTATCACCTGGTGGCTGATAAGGCTTTTGAGGGGTCAGAGGCGACAGTGGTCCATTTGGAAAAGGGAAAGCATCATCCATTTTTACCTGACCTCTTGTATGGAACATGTGAGAAAGAgagccctcccaccctcccaggccCTTATCAGGACATCCAGAAAGATCCAGTCTTCTGCTGGCTCTGTGATGTTTTAATTCAAAGGTTTAGTAAAGAGAAATTGAATTTTCGTGGCCAATCTACTGGCAAACTTTAGAAACTTTATCCTCTATCACAAAACACCCCAAGGCCATTCTAAGCAAGAGATTCCACCCAAAGAACCCTCGATTATTGCAGGTCCAGCCTCAAGAACCAAAAAGGAGCTCCCAGGAGGAACTCCCCTCCCCAGTTTTCCCAGTTCCTGCCCTTCTGTGAGGAGGCTCAGTCTGGAGCATGCTGCGGGATGGTAAGATGCCCAGGAGAAGTGGGAAGAACAGGGTAGCATAGGAGGGCGGGAATGGCTCCGGGCTCTGCTTCCATCCACGTGGTTTCATGTGCCCTCAGCCAGCGTCCTGGGGGGAGCTCGTTCCAGTCACTCTCTCCCCGCTCCACCCTGCTTCCCTTAGATAATGAGAGCCAGCGCTTGTGGCCGAGGAGCAAAGACTCACCCATGAGCCAGCTCCCAAAGAAAGTGGCATGTTTGGGGGACCCTGGGAGCAGAAGGGGAGCAGTCCCCTGGAGAGAGGATTTTCTCTATGGTGGGGAGCCAGGCTAGCGGGGCCTGAGTAACCCTCTCCCAGGAGGGTCTTCCATGCTgcagctgggctggggagaggggagacttCCGGTACGATGCCTCCTTCTCCTGCCCAGGGATCAGCAGTGTGAATCAGCTGGGGGGGCTCTTTGTGAATGGTCGGCCTCTGCCCCTGGATACCCGGCAGCAGATCGTGCGGCTGGCCGTCAGCGGGATGCGGCCCTGTGACATCTCACGGAGCCTTAAGGTAGTGTGCTGGGACCTTCACCCAGTGATGGGCACGAGAAGCAGGGAGAAGCGGCCCCTCTAAGGCAAGTCTGGGGCTGTTGCAGACTCAGAGGGCCTTTGGGGCTTGGGCTGCTTCCTTGAGGGCTGAGATAGGGAGCTTCAGGGTTCCAAAGGTGAGGCTAGACTCGACTCTGGGGCCTGATTCAGTCAGTCTCACTTTGCCTTGTAGCTTCCTTCTGTCCCAGGGACACTCACCCTCCGTCCATCATGCCTCACCTGTCCCTGCTTCTCACCTGACCCAGGTATCTAACGGTTGTGTGAGCAAGATCCTAGGGCGTTACTACCGCACAGGTGTCTTGGAGCCCAAGGGGATTGGGGGAAGCAAGCCGCGCCTGGCCACACCACCTGTGGTGGCTCGAATCGCCCAGCTGAAGGGTGAGTGCCCGGCCCTCTTCGCCTGGGAGATCCAACGCCAGCTCTGTGCCGAAGGGCTTTGCACCCAGGACAAGACTCCCAGTGTaagtgccctcccctccccagaaccGGAACTGCGGCTGCCAGACTGGTTgtctggggagggagaagaagatCCCTTCTTACTTGGCAGTGGGGCCTCCCAGGCTGGGGGGCGAGGCTCCTGGGCTCTCTTCTGACCCAGAAGTTTCTCTTCTGAAAAGCGGTGGTGGTGAGACAGGTGAGAAGAAGAAAGCGTGGGGCTGAAAGGAGGCTGCCCTTGGGAACGATGTGTGGGCCGggacagaggagagaaaggatACTGGGGAAACATCCTCCGGATGCAACCTGGGCTGGGCACCGTTTCCCCACTCATCACCCCACATCCTCAGGTCTCCTCCATCAACCGAGTCCTGCGGGCGATACAGGAGGACCAGAGATTCCCCGGGGCACAGCTCAGGTTGCCAGGTGGGTCTTGGAGCTGCCTCCAGGGGTGTTCAGAGCCAAACCTAAGCATTTTACAGTTCTCAGAttcctttcttgttctttcttggATCACCCTCACAACAAGACAATAAAGGGGGCCTCACAGGGGGTCTTATTCTCTCCCAGcaggagaaaatggaggctcagaggaagggaagtaacttacccaaggtcaccagCTAGTTGTTGGCAGGTCCTGGAACAGAGCCCAGCTCCCTAGGTCTCTAATTTCACAGGATCTGCCGAGAAGGAGCCGGGACTCGGCCTTCCACACCCTCCCCCTGCCTTGTTCACAGTTCCTCAGAGCATTTTTGAGGTGCTGTGGGGTCAGGCAAGCCTGGCCCATCCTTGCGGCTGTCTCCCCCCACATGCTAAGCATGCTCCCACCACGGCTTCGAACCCTCCCACCCAGTGCCCCTGCGGCGACCCCCGAGTAACTGGACGCCCCAGCGGTGCGGCTCTGCTCTCACCCTGCACTGTGCCCTGCCTACAGCACCAGGGACGCGGGGACTCCATTCGACCAGAGGAATCACCATCACAGACCCGCACCAGCCACTGTCTCCCTTTGCAGCTGTTTTGGCTCCAGTTCCTCCAACGCCTCCTATTGGCTCCGAGGCGCCCCGGGGTCCCCACCCAGGGACAGTCCACCGGAATCGGACGATCTTCTCCCCAGGCCAAGCTGAGGCGCTGGAGAAAGGTGCCAGAGCTGGGGCGGACGGTGGGCCACGGAGGCAACGGCCCGGAGGCCTGCGGGCCAAGGCTGAGAGCTGGAGGCTGTGGATGGCCCTGCGTCGGGGAGTAGGGCAGTTCAGGGGTGGCACAGGCGGGGAGTGGGGCCTTGCTCCTCTCCCCGCGCCCTTGCTGTGTGAGCCTCCATCTCTGCAGAGTTCCAGCGTGGGCAGTACCCTGACTCAGTGGCCCGTGGGAAGCTGGCTGCTGCCACCTCTCTGCCTGAAGACACGGTGAGGGTGAGTGAGCTCTGCCACACAGCGTGCACAAACCGCAAGGACAGAGCGTCCGGGCCGGGAAGCTTCGGCTTCCGGTGAGGTAGAGAAGGCGGCCAGAGGCGGAGACCGGCTTGTTCGGAGCAGGAATGAGGCAGGCGCCTCCTTGTTGCACTTCTGCTGAGCTTGCTCCTCCAGTCCCCGCTCCACGCCTTAGCActgagggaggggacagagagccCAGGACAGAGCAGGAAGGGAGGACGTCAGGGCTGAGGAAGGGTCTGCACTCTGAGTCCAGGTCAGGAACACGTGGTGAGAGCAGTGGGTGCTGGGCCTTGGAGCGCACAGCCAGCTGCATCGTTTCTGCCCTCCTCAGATCTGGTTTTCCAACCGAAGAGCCAAATGGCGCCGACAAGAGAAGCTCAAGGGGGAAATGCGGTTTCCAGGTGATTTCTCtgcccatccatccactcacctacccttctttcctcccttccttacttcccatccatccattcctccatcCACCAATCCATGCAACCAGCAAACATTTACTCGGCACCTCCCATGCACCAGACTCTGTTAGATGCTGGACATACACAATCCCCGCTCTTCAGGGCTGCACTGGCCCCAGTTTACCATCCCTGGGATTTAATCCTTCCTCCCCAGTCTCCCAAGACCCCGCCTTGGGAAGGAGGGCAGTTTGGGGCTGTAGCATccatctcctccccccaccccccagaagtCACTGCCTTTCCTAGAACCTCCCTGCCTCTCACCTCCACTCCCTGCTCCCCAGAcccctgttcctccctctggtgcGTCCACCCTTACCTTGTAGGTGCTTCCCGGGACCTGACTGTACCAAGTGCCTCCCCAGGGACCATCTCTGCACAGGTATCCAGGAAGAGGGGGAAGCGTGTGAACTGGCAGAACTGAAGGGGTCATTGCTTGTCCCATCCCCAGTGGGTGCCTGAGCTAGAATGCATGACTCCCCTGGGCCCTCACAGTACAGTTTCCAGAAAGTGCCATCCTCAGAGTTTACCATGTGAATGGCTCCCTCTGAAGTTGTTCAGAAcacagccctgggggtggggtggggtcgtGCAGCCCTGGGGTCCCAGTCATGCTAAACAGGAGGCATCCCTGGCAGCTGAGGGTTTCCTCTTGCTTTTTCTAGCAATCCCCCTGCAGTGTGTCCACAGCAGTCCTACCTGCCCTGGAACCCTTGGCTCCCTCCAGCTATCCGCGGTTCTGGGGGACAGCATCAGACAGATGTCTGAGTGACACTCCGCCACAAGCCTGTCTGAAGCCCTGCTGGGGTAAGAATCCAGGCCAGGCCTCACTCCTGCAGGGTGTAGGGAAGGCTAACTGACTCCTTGACCCACCGGAGGGCATGGATCCCCAGTTGGGGTCATCAAAGGAACCTCAATACAGCTTTCCTCATTCTTTGCATGGCCCATAAAGCTGGGGAGACTAGTACCCCTGAGTCTATACTATCTTTGACGGCCATACAGGCAAAGGGGCTGGGATGGAGATTCAAGTGTGCATATCCAGTGTAGAGAACCAATGTCCGCCCCTCTCCCCATCAGTGACTTTGAGGGGTGGGGTGGCAGCAGCAAGCCCAAGCTCACCCTCTCTTCATCCCTACAGGCTACTTGTCCCCCACAGCCGAGCTCCC harbors:
- the PAX4 gene encoding LOW QUALITY PROTEIN: paired box protein Pax-4 (The sequence of the model RefSeq protein was modified relative to this genomic sequence to represent the inferred CDS: deleted 1 base in 1 codon), which gives rise to MIKVNTNRGLQASLRMLQEAGREGQYMSGSTGPRVGVLRSQGACVRRALYLLRGGRQAQGISSVNQLGGLFVNGRPLPLDTRQQIVRLAVSGMRPCDISRSLKVSNGCVSKILGRYYRTGVLEPKGIGGSKPRLATPPVVARIAQLKGECPALFAWEIQRQLCAEGLCTQDKTPSVSSINRVLRAIQEDQRFPGAQLRLPAVLAPVPPTPPIGSEAPRGPHPGTVHRNRTIFSPGQAEALEKEFQRGQYPDSVARGKLAAATSLPEDTVRIWFSNRRAKWRRQEKLKGEMRFPGASRDLTVPSASPGTISAQQSPCSVSTAVLPALEPLAPSSYPRFWGTASDRCLSDTPPQACLKPCWGKNPGQPSSLDPLLLCQPCPSFLCPIASLGTHQVLLWPGSPLRGLG